A genomic segment from Sorangium aterium encodes:
- a CDS encoding fumarate hydratase, whose protein sequence is MTDFQYQDMLPLGHDETPYRLVSRDHVSTFEAAGSTFLKVEPEGLTLLAREAMRDIAHLLRPGHLAQLARILGDPEASSNDRFVALELLKNASIAAGGVLPSCQDTGTAIVMGKKGQLVFTGGGDEAAIARGVFETYRAQNLRYSQLAPLDMYREVNTNDNLPAQIEIFATDGDAYKLLFMAKGGGSANKSYLYQETKALLNPESLLSFLEAKIRALGTAACPPYHLAIVVGGTSAEHTLKVAKLASARYLDTLPAEGNARGRGFRDRELEQKVLELAQRTGIGAQFGGKYFCHDVRVIRLPRHGASCPVGIAVSCSADRQALGKITREGIFLEQLETDPAKYLPDTTDADLQGEVVKLDLRRPMSEIRAELSKYPIRTRLSLSGPMIVARDIAHAKIKERLDRGDGVPSYLQEFMVYYAGPAKTPVGYASGSFGPTTAGRMDAYVDLFQASGGSYVMLAKGNRSPAVTAACKKHGGFYLGSIGGPAARLAKDCIKKVEVLEYPELGMEAVWKIEVEDFPAFIVVDDKGNDFFADINKPAGRKLDVTG, encoded by the coding sequence ATGACCGATTTCCAGTACCAGGACATGCTCCCCCTCGGCCATGACGAGACCCCGTACCGTCTCGTCAGCCGCGACCATGTCTCGACCTTCGAGGCCGCCGGCTCGACGTTCCTCAAGGTCGAGCCGGAGGGGCTCACCCTGCTCGCGCGCGAGGCGATGCGCGACATCGCCCACCTCCTCCGGCCCGGTCACCTCGCGCAGCTCGCGCGGATCCTCGGCGATCCCGAGGCCTCCTCGAACGATCGCTTCGTCGCCCTCGAGCTCCTCAAGAACGCGAGCATCGCCGCGGGGGGCGTTCTCCCGTCATGCCAGGACACCGGCACGGCCATCGTCATGGGCAAGAAGGGCCAGCTCGTCTTCACGGGCGGCGGCGACGAGGCGGCGATCGCGCGCGGCGTCTTCGAGACCTACCGCGCGCAGAACCTGCGCTATTCGCAGCTCGCGCCGCTCGACATGTACCGGGAGGTCAACACGAACGACAACCTCCCGGCGCAGATCGAGATCTTCGCGACGGACGGCGACGCCTACAAGCTCCTGTTCATGGCGAAGGGCGGCGGCTCCGCGAACAAGAGCTATCTTTACCAGGAGACCAAGGCGCTCCTGAACCCGGAGAGCCTGCTGTCCTTCCTCGAGGCGAAGATCCGCGCGCTCGGCACCGCGGCGTGCCCGCCGTACCACCTCGCCATCGTCGTCGGCGGCACGTCGGCCGAGCACACGCTCAAGGTCGCGAAGCTCGCCTCGGCGCGGTACCTCGACACGCTCCCGGCCGAGGGCAACGCGCGCGGGCGCGGCTTCCGCGATCGCGAGCTCGAGCAGAAGGTGCTCGAGCTCGCGCAGCGGACGGGCATCGGGGCGCAGTTCGGGGGCAAGTACTTCTGCCACGACGTGCGGGTCATCCGCCTGCCGCGCCACGGCGCCTCGTGCCCTGTCGGTATCGCCGTCTCCTGTTCTGCGGATCGTCAGGCGCTCGGCAAGATCACGCGCGAGGGCATCTTCCTCGAGCAGCTCGAGACCGATCCTGCGAAGTACCTGCCCGACACGACCGACGCGGATCTCCAGGGAGAGGTCGTGAAGCTCGACCTCCGCCGTCCCATGAGCGAGATCCGCGCGGAGCTCTCGAAGTACCCCATCCGCACGCGGCTCTCGCTGAGCGGCCCGATGATCGTCGCGCGAGACATCGCGCACGCGAAGATCAAGGAGCGCCTCGACCGCGGCGACGGCGTGCCGAGCTACCTGCAGGAGTTCATGGTCTACTACGCCGGCCCCGCGAAGACGCCCGTGGGCTACGCCTCCGGCTCGTTCGGGCCCACCACGGCCGGCCGGATGGACGCGTACGTCGACCTCTTCCAGGCGAGCGGCGGCAGCTACGTCATGCTCGCCAAGGGCAACCGCTCGCCCGCTGTCACCGCGGCGTGCAAGAAGCACGGCGGCTTCTACCTCGGCTCGATCGGCGGCCCGGCCGCGCGCCTCGCGAAGGACTGCATCAAGAAGGTCGAGGTGCTCGAGTACCCCGAGCTCGGCATGGAAGCCGTCTGGAAGATCGAGGTCGAGGATTTCCCCGCCTTCATCGTGGTGGACGACAAGGGCAACGACTTCTTCGCCGACATCAACAAGCCGGCCGGCCGGAAGCTCGACGTCACGGGCTGA
- a CDS encoding alpha/beta fold hydrolase — MSARAMSLDGLVDRLVPSALRPAERAPLAPALDAEVRHVDTWSAGRLAYYVDTRAAGRPVVLVHGVDAAASSREMAPLFDALRGERPVYALDLPGFGLSERADRVYDRELYRAALRRFLTDVVRAPGGADVIALSLSSEFAAAVACEEMSIVHSLVLVSPTGLGREPPGASALFRAVSRVPYVAEALFRVLAAPPSIRWFLKKNFVGAPDPGLVDYAISASKEPFAHRAPLAFITGDLFTDDALQRLYARLPVATLILHDRDPYSRFDRLGELTQQNARVEVARIAPTLGLPHFEQLDATLDAVRRFWAQDPW, encoded by the coding sequence ATGAGCGCACGCGCGATGAGCCTCGATGGGCTCGTCGATCGGCTGGTGCCGAGCGCGCTCCGCCCCGCGGAGCGCGCGCCCCTCGCCCCTGCGCTCGACGCGGAGGTACGGCACGTGGACACGTGGAGCGCGGGGCGCCTCGCCTATTACGTGGACACCCGCGCTGCCGGGCGCCCCGTGGTGCTCGTGCACGGGGTCGACGCCGCCGCCTCGTCCAGGGAGATGGCGCCCCTGTTCGATGCGCTCCGCGGCGAGCGGCCTGTCTACGCGCTCGATCTTCCCGGGTTCGGCCTCTCGGAGCGAGCGGACCGCGTGTACGATCGCGAGCTCTACCGCGCCGCGCTGCGCCGCTTCCTCACGGACGTGGTCCGCGCGCCGGGCGGCGCCGACGTCATCGCGCTCTCCCTCTCCTCCGAGTTCGCCGCCGCCGTCGCCTGCGAGGAGATGAGCATCGTTCACAGCCTCGTGCTCGTGTCCCCGACGGGGCTCGGCCGCGAGCCTCCCGGCGCGAGCGCCCTCTTCCGGGCTGTCTCGCGCGTCCCCTACGTCGCGGAGGCGCTCTTTCGCGTGCTGGCCGCGCCGCCCAGCATTCGCTGGTTCCTGAAGAAGAACTTCGTCGGCGCGCCGGATCCGGGCCTCGTCGACTATGCCATCAGCGCGTCGAAGGAGCCTTTTGCCCACCGGGCCCCCCTCGCGTTCATCACCGGTGACCTGTTCACGGACGACGCTCTCCAGCGCCTGTATGCGCGTCTGCCCGTCGCCACGCTGATCCTCCACGACCGTGACCCCTATTCGCGCTTCGACCGCCTCGGCGAGCTCACGCAGCAGAACGCGCGCGTGGAGGTCGCCCGCATCGCGCCGACGCTGGGTCTCCCGCATTTCGAGCAGCTCGACGCCACGCTCGATGCCGTGCGCAGGTTCTGGGCGCAGGACCCTTGGTAG
- a CDS encoding serine/threonine-protein kinase has translation MNAGGQTISSTQQASNSLLGRYRLIAKLGRGGMADVFLAVSRGPGSFNKLVVVKCLRVGMADDPRYVLMFLDEAKLSARLNHPNVVQTYEIGGESGGYFIVMEYLEGQPLKDVVRAVVSGCPGAASFTRGAWVRTIVEALRGLHYAHELADFDGGLLGVVHRDVSPHNIFITYDGAVKIVDFGVAKAALNDAHTESGTFKGKMAYAAPEQAMASTDVDRRADIFAIGIVLWELLAMRRLFDGDHVAVMHQLLTRDIPRLSTVVPDIDPALDEIVARALQRDPDRRFATAQEMGDALESYLRASGGDVRTEQLGAHVLEMFSESRALVRQQVTAQFEYLTSLDVAGDIQRASMVGEFPRASMVMGMNRSMWPSATAAGLPLLSDHSHSGPANHQQEPTAVDPGSLGATVGRASSWRQRGYLASALGVVALLAAGAFAMFRDRSVEPVASEQPAAVSTAAAALEASPMKAKVTIKSEPADANVSWNGTMLGKTPLSVELPQGMQVVVVSRAGWVDVSIFLQLSASDVVERTVALRRQDVSTIPSN, from the coding sequence GTGAATGCAGGCGGCCAAACCATCTCTTCGACCCAGCAAGCGAGCAACAGCTTGCTTGGTCGATACCGCCTGATTGCAAAATTAGGCCGTGGAGGGATGGCAGATGTGTTTCTGGCCGTCTCCCGCGGGCCCGGGTCGTTCAACAAGCTTGTCGTCGTGAAGTGTCTCCGCGTCGGGATGGCGGATGACCCGCGCTACGTCCTGATGTTCCTGGACGAGGCCAAGCTCTCGGCCCGGCTCAATCACCCCAACGTCGTTCAGACCTACGAGATCGGGGGCGAGAGCGGCGGGTACTTCATCGTGATGGAGTACCTCGAGGGCCAGCCGCTCAAGGACGTCGTGAGGGCGGTGGTGAGCGGCTGTCCTGGCGCCGCGAGCTTCACGCGGGGGGCGTGGGTCAGGACGATCGTCGAGGCGCTGCGCGGGCTGCACTACGCGCATGAGCTCGCGGACTTCGATGGCGGTCTGCTCGGCGTCGTGCACCGCGACGTCTCGCCGCACAACATCTTCATCACGTACGACGGAGCTGTGAAGATCGTTGATTTCGGCGTCGCGAAGGCGGCCCTCAACGATGCGCACACCGAGAGCGGAACCTTCAAGGGCAAGATGGCCTACGCCGCGCCCGAGCAGGCGATGGCGAGCACCGACGTCGACCGGCGGGCCGATATCTTCGCCATCGGCATCGTGCTCTGGGAGCTCCTGGCGATGCGGCGGCTGTTCGATGGCGATCACGTCGCCGTGATGCACCAGCTGCTCACGCGGGACATCCCGCGGCTCTCCACCGTCGTGCCGGACATCGACCCGGCGCTCGATGAGATCGTGGCGAGGGCCCTCCAGCGGGATCCGGATCGGCGGTTCGCCACCGCGCAGGAGATGGGCGACGCGCTGGAGAGTTACCTCCGGGCCTCGGGCGGGGACGTCCGCACGGAGCAGCTCGGCGCGCACGTGCTCGAGATGTTCTCGGAGAGCAGGGCGCTCGTGCGCCAGCAGGTCACCGCGCAGTTCGAGTACCTGACCTCGCTGGACGTCGCGGGCGACATCCAGCGCGCCTCGATGGTCGGAGAGTTCCCCCGCGCCTCGATGGTCATGGGGATGAACCGCTCGATGTGGCCCTCCGCGACCGCGGCCGGTCTACCCCTCCTCAGCGATCACAGCCACAGCGGCCCCGCCAACCACCAGCAGGAGCCCACGGCCGTCGACCCGGGCAGCCTGGGCGCGACGGTGGGGCGCGCCTCGTCCTGGCGGCAGCGTGGGTATCTCGCCTCTGCGCTCGGCGTGGTCGCGCTGCTCGCCGCGGGGGCCTTCGCGATGTTCCGCGACCGCTCGGTGGAGCCCGTCGCGTCGGAGCAGCCTGCTGCCGTGTCCACGGCTGCGGCGGCGCTCGAAGCGAGCCCGATGAAGGCCAAGGTCACGATCAAGAGCGAGCCCGCGGACGCGAACGTGAGCTGGAACGGGACCATGCTCGGCAAGACGCCCCTCAGCGTCGAGCTGCCTCAAGGGATGCAGGTCGTCGTGGTGTCCAGGGCCGGTTGGGTCGACGTGTCGATCTTCCTGCAGCTCTCCGCGTCCGACGTCGTCGAGCGCACCGTCGCGCTCCGGCGTCAGGACGTCAGCACGATACCGTCCAATTAG